A single genomic interval of Campylobacter concisus harbors:
- the ilvC gene encoding ketol-acid reductoisomerase — translation MAINVYYDKDCDLSLIQSKKVAIIGFGSQGHAHAENLRDNGVSVVIGLSKGGKSWAKAEAKGFEVKTVSEATKGADVVMILTPDELQAEIYKNEIEPNLKDHAAIAFGHGFNVHFGQIKAPANIDVIMIAPKAPGHTVRSEFVRGGGIPDLIAVEQNASGKAKEIALSYACGIGGGRTGIIETTFKDETETDLFGEQAVLCGGLCALVNAGFDTLVEAGYEPEMAYFECLHELKLIVDLMYQGGMADMRYSISNTAEYGDYVSGVRVVGEESRKAMKEVLKEIQNGKFAKDFILERKAGYVRMNAERGIAERSLLNQTGKKLRAMMPWITNGKLIDQNKN, via the coding sequence ACATGCTGAAAATTTAAGAGATAACGGTGTAAGCGTTGTGATTGGCCTTTCAAAAGGTGGCAAAAGCTGGGCAAAAGCTGAGGCAAAAGGCTTTGAAGTAAAAACCGTAAGCGAAGCTACAAAAGGCGCTGATGTGGTTATGATTTTAACTCCAGATGAGCTTCAAGCAGAAATTTATAAAAATGAGATCGAGCCAAATTTAAAAGATCATGCTGCTATCGCATTTGGACATGGTTTTAATGTTCATTTTGGTCAAATCAAAGCTCCAGCAAATATAGATGTCATCATGATCGCTCCAAAAGCTCCAGGACACACAGTTAGAAGCGAATTTGTAAGAGGTGGTGGCATACCTGATCTTATCGCTGTTGAGCAAAATGCAAGTGGAAAGGCAAAAGAGATCGCTCTAAGCTATGCTTGCGGTATAGGTGGCGGTAGAACTGGCATCATTGAGACAACATTTAAAGATGAAACTGAAACAGATTTGTTTGGTGAACAAGCAGTACTTTGTGGTGGTTTATGTGCATTAGTAAATGCTGGCTTTGATACGCTTGTAGAGGCTGGCTATGAGCCTGAGATGGCGTATTTTGAGTGCTTGCACGAGTTAAAATTAATTGTTGATTTGATGTATCAAGGTGGCATGGCCGATATGCGTTACTCTATCTCAAATACCGCTGAATACGGTGATTACGTAAGCGGCGTAAGGGTAGTTGGCGAAGAGAGCAGAAAAGCTATGAAAGAAGTTTTAAAAGAGATTCAAAACGGTAAATTTGCAAAAGACTTCATCCTAGAGAGAAAAGCAGGATATGTTAGAATGAACGCTGAACGCGGTATAGCTGAGAGAAGTTTGCTAAATCAAACTGGCAAAAAACTTCGCGCAATGATGCCTTGGATAACTAACGGCAAACTTATAGATCAAAATAAAAACTAA